A genomic region of Botrytis cinerea B05.10 chromosome 9, complete sequence contains the following coding sequences:
- the Bchrp1 gene encoding Bchrp1, with protein sequence MAEAENFEEDLFADLYTEDDNAANASEAVTEPTVQPSAPATETKPEIPAEQEIEQNPHNGDGDGDQQMYNGEQDVDEDIDFNLGNGNGNGGGYDAPSTRDEAQGPGIKEDGKMFIGGLNWETTDESLKDYFSQFGEVLECTVMRDGASGRSRGFGFLTFKDARTVNIVMVKEHYLDGKIVRPDLKTFNNSLRSYPSKFLLLASEGTHSHTTFKIDPKRAIPRDEQERTSKIFVGGVSQDASEQDFKEYFTQFGRVVDATLMMDKDTGRPRGFGFVTFDSEAAVEACLEAPLEIHGKPIEVKKAQPRGNIREEEETRGPRGSRFKKGGNASDEFQNSNQQQQGGQMNVPGGMTPQLMAQYWQRMQQYFAVMQQQMAMGGGRGQMPGGMPGGMNPAMMAQMAQMQQMQQMQQQMQGGGGAGARSQSPQSPTAGMAAMASMNPAMMQQMQQMQQMQMQQAMGGQGGNFPAGGGSNPGGRMGTPGYNAYEQGIFEQQKYEQQQMRRAQREQSQYGGGGSGGGYGMGGGGGGPTSWEGMYDDVPQPGSGGGGGGGSGSGRGGFGGGRGRGGGGGGSDRGSAPPATAPNAPAGAPTGPKNAGKPGANYRGGGRGGNRGFHPYARG encoded by the exons ATGGCTGAAGCCGAGAATTTCGAGGAAGATCTCTTCGCTGACCT GTACACCGAAGATGATAACGCCGCAAATGCATCAGAGGCTGTGACCGAACCTACCGTCCAACCATCAGCCCCTGCTACAGAAACCAAACCCGAAATACCAGCCGAACAAGAAATTGAACAAAATCCACAtaatggagatggggatggtgatCAACAAATGTACAATGGTGAACAggatgtggatgaggatATAGATTTCAATCTGGGAAACGGGAATGGCAATGGGGGTGGTTATGATGCTCCTTCTACTAGGGATGAAGCACAAGGACCGGGTATTAAGGAAGATGG TAAAATGTTCATTGGTGGTTTGAATTGGGAAACGACAGATG AATCATTGAAGGATTACTTCTCACAATTTGGTGAAGTACTTGAATGTACTGTCATGCGAGATGGTGCCTCTGGTCGATCTCGAGGATTTGGGTTCCTGACATTCAAAGACGCCCGGACTGTCAATATTGTCATGGTTAAAGAACATTACCTTGACGGCAAAATAGTAAGACCCGATCTCAAAACCTTTAACAATTCTTTACGCTCTTATCCTTCCAAATTTCTCCTATTAGCTTCAGAAGGCACTCACTCACATACAACTTTTAAGATTGATCCCAAGCGCGCTATTCCCAGAGATGAGCAAGAACGTACGAGCAAAATTTTCGTTGGTGGTGTCAGTCAGGATGCTTCCGAACAAGATTTCAAAGAGTACTTCACGCAATTTGGACGAGTTGTTGATGCTACTCTTATGATGGACAAAGACACCGGTAGGCCAAGAGGATTTGGATTCGTCACATTCGACAGTGAAGCCGCTGTCGAAGCATGCTTGGAAGCTCCACTCGAAATTCATGGAAAGCCAATCGAGGTCAAGAAAGCCCAGCCTCGAGGCAACATacgagaagaggaagaaaccAGGGGGCCACGAGGCAGTAGATTCAAGAAAGGTGGAAACGCCAGTGACGAATTTCAGAATTCTAATCAACAGCAACAAGGTGGTCAAATGAATGTCCCAGGTGGTATGACTCCTCAATTAATGGCTCAATATTGGCAGCGCATGCAACAGTACTTTGCAGTAATGCAACAACAAATGGCCATGGGCGGGGGGCGAGGACAAATGCCAGGCGGAATGCCCGGCGGTATGAATCCTGCCATGATGGCCCAAATGGCTCAGATGCAGCAGATGCAGCAAATGCAGCAGCAAATGCAAGGAGGGGGAGGCGCTGGAGCGCGCAGCCAAAGTCCTCAAAGTCCAACTGCTGGAATGGCAGCAATGGCCAGTATGAATCCAGCCATGATGCAACAGATGCAGCAAATGCAACAAATGCAGATGCAACAGGCCATGGGCGGACAAGGAGGTAACTTTCCGGCTGGAGGTGGGAGTAACCCCGGTGGTCGAATGGGTACACCCGGCTACAATGCCTATGAACAAGGCATCTTCGAGCAACAAAAGTACGAGCAGCAACAAATGAGACGTGCTCAACGCGAACAATCTCAATATGGAGGCGGCGGTAGTGGCGGTGGGTATGGAATGGGTGGAGGTGGCGGTGGACCAACCTCTTGGGAGGGTATGTATGACGATGTTCCTCAGCCAGgcagtggtggtggtggtggtggtggtagtggcaGCGGTCgtggtggatttggtggtggaagaggtcgtggaggtggaggtggaggaagcGATAGGGGGTCTGCTCCTCCTGCGACTGCACCTAATGCACCTGCCGGTGCTCCAACAGGCCCGAAGAATGCTGGAAAGCCTGGTGCGAACTACAGGGGTGGTGGAAGGGGTGGCAACAGAGGTTTTCATCCTTATGCTAGGGGATAA